The segment CACGGCATAAAGGCGCCTTATTCAGGCTGTATGGAGTTAAACGGTTCTACGGTAGCAGAACAGATCGGAGGGCAGATCTTTATAGATGTATGGGGACTTATTGCTCCGGGCAATCCTCAACTGGCGGCACAATATGCAGAAAAAGCAGCGTCTGTTTCACATGATGGCAACGGCAAATACGGTGGTATGTTTATAGCGGCATGTATTGCCGAAGCCTTTGTGGAAACAGATATAAAGAAGATAATTGAGGCTGGCCTTTCTGTTATTCCGTCGGATTGTCAGTACGCCAGGATGGTCAAAGATATCGTGAGGTTTTACGATGATAACCCCGATGATTGGAGAAAATGCTATGAATACATAAGAGCTTATTATGGCTACGACAGATATCCTGGTAATTGCCATATTATACCCAATGCGGCAGTCATCGTGCTATCTCTCCTCTACGGAGGTGGAGATTTTTCAAAAACCATTTGCATATGCAATATGTGCGGATGGGATACAGACTGCAATGTAGGCAATGTAGGCTGCATCATGGGCGTGAAATGCGGGCTTGAAGGGATACCGTATTACTGGAGAGAACCTATCAATGATGTGTTGATAAATTCTACATTGATTGGAGATATAAATATATTGGATATTCCGTCTGTAGCATGTTATATTGCCAGCCTGGGATATGCTATTGCTGGAGAATCTGTGCCCGATGAATGGAAAAAAATTATAACAACCGGAAATGGCATGGAATATCATTTTGAGTTTCCTGGGTCTACCCATGGATTCAGGTCAGATTCACCTGATATTGTACTGGAGAACGATAGCGAAATCAGTTATAAAGGCAAAAGGTGCTTAAAAATAATTTTAAATGGCTTAAAAAGTGCAAGAGTATACCGCAAAACGTATTATAGGCCTGAGGATTTTGACGACGACAGATACTCTCCAGACTTTTCTCCTGCTTTGTATCCGGGATACGGCATCTCATGCTACGTTATGGCTTCGGTAAGTGAGGAGTTTGTTTCTAAAAGTGATATAACGGCCAGGTTGTATGTTCGGGATGCCAATGGGGGAAAAATCTATTATGGACCACAGGTAATATTGACTTCGTACCAGTGGACATGTGTATCTTTTGATATACCTCATATGGACGGCGTATGCCTTGATGCCATGGGCATAGAGATCAATTCTGATCAGCCTGTTGATTGTGTATATATTGATGAGGTGAAGTGCTACCCCACACCTGATTATACATTGGACTTTTCAAAAGAGAAAATGGAAACGTGGTCTTTTGGCCATGTAAAGCCATCTCAGCTTACTTATTTGAGGGGTATATGGGTTCTGGAAGATGGGGAACTCAGTGGAAGCGGCTATGGCAACTGTGAGAGCTATACAGGCAGCAGAAAATGGACTGATTACACCATAGAAGGACTCATCAAACCTTTATTTGGAAGCCATCACAATATCAACTTCAGGGTATGGGGTGCCATGAGGTCATATGCTGCTGGCCTTGCACCTGGCGACAGGATTGCGCTTTACAAAAATATTGAAGGGAATTACGTCGAGCTGGCATCCCATCCGTTTTCGTGGGAAATGGGAAGAGAATATCGGATAAAAGTGGATGCTATAGGGAATGAGTTTAAGGTATACATAGATGATCATGAACTCATAAGGTATAGAGACGACGACAATCCATACATGAAAGGGCAGGTAGGTTTTTCAAATATAGGCGGTGGACATACCCACTATAGGTATTTAAGGGTAAAGCATATAAAATCAATTTAAATTTATAAGGGGGTTTTAATGATGTTATTGAAAGATGGCGAATTGGTTTTATTTCAAGGCGATAGTATAACAGACGCCGGCCGCAACAGGAATGATATAAATGACTTGGGGCTTGGATATCCGATGTTTATAGCGTCATGGTTTTCGGCCCTCTATCCTGACAAAAATGTTCGCTTTATAAATCGGGGGATCAGCGGCGATAGGGTGAGGAATCTCAAAGCTCGCTGGCAGGAGGATTGTCTTGATTTAAAACCTGATTGGATTTCCATACTCATAGGCATAAATGATTGCTGGAGAAGATACGACAGCAATGATCCTACGTCAGTAGAAGCTTTTGAATCTGATTACAGGTATATACTGGATCAAGTGAAAGAAAAATTAAATGCGAAAATTATACTCTGTGAACCTTTTGTTCTGCCTACACCGGAAGACAGGGTACAGTGGAGAGAAGATTTAGATCCCAAGATCCATGTGGTGAGGAAGCTTGCCAGAGAATATGGCGCTATTTTCATACCGCTGGACGGGATCATGGCACAGGCCTGCGCCAGAAAGGAACCGGCCTTCTGGGCTGCCGATGGCGTACACCCGACCCCTGCAGGTCATGCGCTGATCGCACAGGCTTGGCTTAAAGCTGTAGGTGCGCTTTGATTGTATATTTCCCTCCAGATGACAGATAATATTCTTGACAATATTGTTTGATTGGAGGGATTTTATGAGTTTAATCAGGTGGAACCCTTCCGACGAATGGTTGACTTTCCCTTTTGATTTCAGGATTCCTTCACTGATACAGGGTTTTAATAGACCCAGGATGGATGTCTCAGAAAATGAGAAAGAGGTAATTGCTACAGCCGAAGTGCCGGGCATTGATAAAAATAATATAGAGATAAATATACAGGACAATATCCTGGAAATCAAAGGGCAAACCACTAAACAGGAAGAGAAAAATCAACAGAATTATTACATGTCGGAAAGGTACTATGGCGCTTTTAGCAGGAGAATTGTTCTGCCGGCAGAAGTGGATGCGGATAAGGCTACGGCCACATTTGAAAATGGTGTCTTGACCATACGAATGCCTAAAGTGCATCCTGACAGGCCAAAAGGTAAGAGGATACCTATTCAATAATTGTTTTTGATTACTGGTTTTGTGTGCTATATGATACATGGTATAACCTATAGTCGATCTATAGCCGACGATTTACATAAAAGAAATCGCCGGCTTATTTTTGCTCTATGTTATTTAAGATGTGGCATTATGTGATATAATTATAAAGAGAGGTGGTATTTATGGACAACTTTATATTTAAAAGCCCAACCAAGATAATTTTTGGTAGGGGCACAGAGGAACTGGTAGGGGAAGAGGTTAAGCAATACAGCAAGAAGATATTGCTGCATTATGGCGGAGGAAGTATAAAGCGCACAGGTCTTTATGATAAGGTGGTAAATTCATTAAAAAAAGCGGGGGTTGAGTTCATAGAATTACCTGGTGCACAGCCCAATCCAAGGCTGAGTCTGGTGCGCGAAGGTATAAAGATTTGCAGAGAAAATGGCATCGACTTTATTTTAGCAGTAGGAGGTGGCAGCGCAATTGACTCGGCCAAGGCTATAGCTGTGGGTGTGCCTTATGAAGGCGACGTGTGGGACTTTTACGCAGGCAAAGCTGTTCCAGAAAAAGCATTACCCCTTGGCGTTATACTTACGCTGGCAGCCACGGGCAGCGAAGCCAGCAAGAGCTCTGTTATAACCAATGAGGATGGCTGGTATAAGCGAGGCCTTAATGTAGACATTATAAGGCCGCAGTTTGCTATCATGAATCCAGAGCTTACATTTACATTGCCCCCGTATCAGACATCCTGTGGGGTTGCTGATATAATGGCACATATCATGGAGAGGTATTTTACCAATACTCGAAATGTAGAGTTGACGGATAGGCTCTGTGAAGCGACGCTGAAGACCGTGATACATAATGCACCTATCGTTCTAAAAGATCCCGAAAACTACGCGGCGAGAGCGGAGATAATGTGGGCAGGAACCATAGCCCATAATGACCTTTTGAGCACGGGCAGGATCGGAGACTGGTCGTCCCATGCCATTGAACATGAATTAAGTGCTATTTACGATATAGCTCATGGTGCAGGACTGGCCATCGTATTTCCTGCGTGGATGAAATATGTCTATAAACACGATATAAACAGATTTGTTCAGTTTGCAGTAAGGGTATGGGATGTGGACATGAATTTCGAAAATCCCGAAGAGACTGCTCTGGAAGGAATTAAACGCCTGGAAGATTTCTTCAGGTCTATAGGCCTTCCCGTAAGGTTGAGCGAGATAAACATCTCCGATGACAGGTTTGAGGAGATGGCTGATAAAGCTACAAATAGAGGACAAAAGACCGTTGGGCAGTTTGTGCAGTTAGGCAGGGAAGATATAATCAACATATATAATCTGGCGAAATAATGTGTTTTAAAAAGTTCAAGTCGGTTTGTCGTTTAAATGTTTTGACAAACCGACTTTTTATATTTGTTTTGTGTTGAGTATATACTATTTTTGTGGTTTTTGCTATAATATATAAAGAATGCGTAAACATTTAAACAAAAAGGGGGATCTTACCATGAACTTGATTGAAGGTGAAATTAAAAAAGCGGTTTATGATGCCGTTGAAACCGTGGAGATAACGGACGTACATACACATCTGTATCCGCCTTCTTTTGGAAAGATGCTTTTATGGGGGATCGATGAGCTGTTAAACTATCATTACCTTGTGGCAGAAACCATGCGGTGGTTAGACATTCCTTATGAGGACTTTTGGGCTATGAGCAAAAGACAGCAGGCGGATCTCATATGGAAGACGCTGTTTATTGACAATTCGCCGTACAGTGAAGCGTGCAGGGGCGTACTTACAAACTTACATAAGCTGGGGTTCGATGTGGCCTCAAGGGATCTGGAAGGATACAGAAAATATTTCGATAGCGTCTCGCTGGAAGAGTATGTAGACAGGATTTTCAAAGAAGGGCGCATAAAGTATGTGGTGATGACCAATGATCCATTTAACGAAGAGGAAAGAGGATACTGGCTTAAAGGATATAAGGATGCTCGCTTTAAAGGCGCTTTGCGGCTGGATGTCCTTTTAAATAACTGGCCAGATGCCTGTACAAAATTGAAACAATGGGGCTATGTGGTATCAGAGGATTTCAGCGGTGAGACTATAGCAGAAATCAGGAGATTTTTGAGGGAATGGATGGATCGCATGGAGGCTGTTTATA is part of the Caldanaerobius fijiensis DSM 17918 genome and harbors:
- a CDS encoding ADP-ribosylglycohydrolase family protein gives rise to the protein MIPKDYVEKVYSGWLGKIIGVRLGAPVEGWTYEKIKEEIGEITGYVKDYKMFAADDDTNGPMIFIRALEDYSLKPSAEDIGKTWLNYIGDGHGTLWWGGYGISTEHTAYLNLLHGIKAPYSGCMELNGSTVAEQIGGQIFIDVWGLIAPGNPQLAAQYAEKAASVSHDGNGKYGGMFIAACIAEAFVETDIKKIIEAGLSVIPSDCQYARMVKDIVRFYDDNPDDWRKCYEYIRAYYGYDRYPGNCHIIPNAAVIVLSLLYGGGDFSKTICICNMCGWDTDCNVGNVGCIMGVKCGLEGIPYYWREPINDVLINSTLIGDINILDIPSVACYIASLGYAIAGESVPDEWKKIITTGNGMEYHFEFPGSTHGFRSDSPDIVLENDSEISYKGKRCLKIILNGLKSARVYRKTYYRPEDFDDDRYSPDFSPALYPGYGISCYVMASVSEEFVSKSDITARLYVRDANGGKIYYGPQVILTSYQWTCVSFDIPHMDGVCLDAMGIEINSDQPVDCVYIDEVKCYPTPDYTLDFSKEKMETWSFGHVKPSQLTYLRGIWVLEDGELSGSGYGNCESYTGSRKWTDYTIEGLIKPLFGSHHNINFRVWGAMRSYAAGLAPGDRIALYKNIEGNYVELASHPFSWEMGREYRIKVDAIGNEFKVYIDDHELIRYRDDDNPYMKGQVGFSNIGGGHTHYRYLRVKHIKSI
- a CDS encoding SGNH/GDSL hydrolase family protein — translated: MLLKDGELVLFQGDSITDAGRNRNDINDLGLGYPMFIASWFSALYPDKNVRFINRGISGDRVRNLKARWQEDCLDLKPDWISILIGINDCWRRYDSNDPTSVEAFESDYRYILDQVKEKLNAKIILCEPFVLPTPEDRVQWREDLDPKIHVVRKLAREYGAIFIPLDGIMAQACARKEPAFWAADGVHPTPAGHALIAQAWLKAVGAL
- a CDS encoding Hsp20/alpha crystallin family protein, with product MSLIRWNPSDEWLTFPFDFRIPSLIQGFNRPRMDVSENEKEVIATAEVPGIDKNNIEINIQDNILEIKGQTTKQEEKNQQNYYMSERYYGAFSRRIVLPAEVDADKATATFENGVLTIRMPKVHPDRPKGKRIPIQ
- a CDS encoding iron-containing alcohol dehydrogenase, giving the protein MDNFIFKSPTKIIFGRGTEELVGEEVKQYSKKILLHYGGGSIKRTGLYDKVVNSLKKAGVEFIELPGAQPNPRLSLVREGIKICRENGIDFILAVGGGSAIDSAKAIAVGVPYEGDVWDFYAGKAVPEKALPLGVILTLAATGSEASKSSVITNEDGWYKRGLNVDIIRPQFAIMNPELTFTLPPYQTSCGVADIMAHIMERYFTNTRNVELTDRLCEATLKTVIHNAPIVLKDPENYAARAEIMWAGTIAHNDLLSTGRIGDWSSHAIEHELSAIYDIAHGAGLAIVFPAWMKYVYKHDINRFVQFAVRVWDVDMNFENPEETALEGIKRLEDFFRSIGLPVRLSEINISDDRFEEMADKATNRGQKTVGQFVQLGREDIINIYNLAK
- a CDS encoding glucuronate isomerase: MNLIEGEIKKAVYDAVETVEITDVHTHLYPPSFGKMLLWGIDELLNYHYLVAETMRWLDIPYEDFWAMSKRQQADLIWKTLFIDNSPYSEACRGVLTNLHKLGFDVASRDLEGYRKYFDSVSLEEYVDRIFKEGRIKYVVMTNDPFNEEERGYWLKGYKDARFKGALRLDVLLNNWPDACTKLKQWGYVVSEDFSGETIAEIRRFLREWMDRMEAVYMAVSLPWDFVYPEDSPRGRIIEECVLPVARDANKPFALMIGVKRQLNPGLKDAGDGVGKADIRAVEYLCAHYPHNKFMVTLLSRENQHELAVAARKFRNLMPFGCWWFLNNPSLIDEITRMRSELLGVSFIPQHSDARVLDQLIYKWSHSRKIIADVLIDKYTDLSKTGWVITPQEIKRDVEKLFGGNFWSFLERKF